The proteins below are encoded in one region of Streptomyces roseirectus:
- a CDS encoding class I SAM-dependent methyltransferase, whose translation MDPADFYTGIVAEIYGPLKAHSQDPEPYAEFVRAAGEPALELGCGDGDPLLDLRGRGLDVDGVDSSADMLERLRHRAGGLGVPVTVFHQRMEALDLPRRYRAVFLAGPTFTLLPDDATALAALRGIRAHLTDDGTALVPLFAPEPTPADQFGRVRTATAPDGADLRVSVVSEERDERARTQTTLLRYERHHDGGSDVVDRPWVMHWYPRAVFEELAASAGLTVAALTGPDGEPVPDDATHVHFHLRPASPSSPT comes from the coding sequence GTGGACCCAGCTGACTTCTACACCGGCATCGTCGCGGAGATCTACGGACCTCTGAAGGCGCACTCCCAGGATCCCGAGCCCTACGCGGAGTTCGTCCGCGCGGCCGGTGAACCGGCGCTGGAACTGGGCTGCGGGGACGGCGATCCCCTGCTCGACCTGCGCGGGCGCGGTCTGGACGTCGACGGCGTCGATTCCTCCGCCGACATGCTGGAGCGCCTGCGGCACCGGGCGGGCGGACTGGGCGTCCCCGTCACCGTGTTCCACCAGCGCATGGAGGCCCTTGATCTGCCCCGCCGCTACCGGGCGGTCTTCCTCGCCGGGCCGACCTTCACCCTGCTGCCCGACGACGCGACCGCCCTGGCCGCCCTGCGCGGTATCCGCGCCCACCTCACCGACGACGGCACCGCGCTCGTCCCGCTGTTCGCTCCCGAGCCCACCCCCGCCGACCAGTTCGGCCGGGTCCGCACGGCCACCGCGCCCGACGGCGCCGACCTGCGGGTGTCCGTCGTCTCCGAGGAGCGCGACGAGCGGGCCCGCACGCAGACGACGCTCCTGCGCTACGAGCGCCACCACGACGGCGGCAGCGACGTCGTGGACCGCCCCTGGGTCATGCACTGGTACCCGCGCGCCGTCTTCGAGGAGCTGGCCGCGTCCGCCGGCCTGACCGTCGCCGCCCTCACCGGCCCGGACGGCGAACCCGTGCCCGACGACGCCACCCACGTCCACTTCCACCTCCGTCCCGCCTCTCCGTCGTCGCCGACCTGA
- a CDS encoding TetR/AcrR family transcriptional regulator, giving the protein MTAKRNPIPSVWARPRREPEQPALSRDAIVRAAVAMLDAEGADALSMRKLGASLNAGATSLYRHVATKEELMELAADEVFGEIAVPAGGDWRTAVTEAAFSFRATTLRHPWLASVLGQAGLAYLGPNLMSRTESLAALFVDAGFPDPGNAISALLSYVTGMSTTEAAWLGTVARSGDTEADFVARLMPAAERAAAGYTHLADGYAAQQGQGPEAAREAKFRYGLEVVLDGLALRLPDGA; this is encoded by the coding sequence ATGACGGCCAAGCGGAACCCGATCCCCTCCGTGTGGGCCCGCCCCCGGCGTGAGCCGGAGCAGCCCGCGCTGAGCCGGGACGCGATCGTGCGGGCGGCGGTCGCGATGCTGGACGCGGAGGGGGCCGACGCGCTGAGCATGCGCAAGCTCGGCGCCAGCCTGAACGCCGGGGCGACCTCGCTGTACCGGCACGTCGCCACCAAGGAAGAGCTGATGGAGCTGGCGGCCGACGAGGTCTTCGGCGAGATCGCGGTACCGGCCGGCGGCGACTGGCGCACCGCCGTGACCGAGGCGGCGTTCTCCTTCCGGGCGACGACCCTGCGCCACCCCTGGCTCGCCTCGGTCCTCGGCCAGGCGGGCCTCGCCTACCTGGGCCCCAACCTCATGTCCCGCACGGAGAGCCTGGCCGCCCTCTTCGTGGACGCCGGTTTCCCCGACCCCGGCAACGCGATCTCGGCGCTCCTGTCCTACGTCACCGGCATGAGCACCACCGAGGCCGCCTGGCTCGGCACGGTCGCCCGCTCCGGCGACACCGAGGCCGACTTCGTCGCCCGCCTGATGCCGGCGGCGGAACGGGCCGCCGCCGGCTACACCCACCTCGCCGACGGATACGCCGCCCAGCAGGGCCAGGGCCCGGAGGCCGCGCGGGAGGCGAAGTTCCGGTACGGGCTGGAGGTCGTGCTGGACGGGCTGGCGCTGCGGCTGCCGGACGGGGCGTGA
- a CDS encoding Gfo/Idh/MocA family protein, translated as MSPSSPSSPSSAGGGAARRRVAVVGLGSRARLFVSALAGPYADRYELAGFCDVNAHRMRVHNEWLGGAPVPAYSAGEFEEMLRRERIDVVVVCSVDRTHDAYIVRALEAGCDVVTEKPMTTDADRARRILDARERTGREVRVAFNYRYNPVHSAVRELLAGGAVGDVGSVHFEWLLDLRHGADYFRRWHRDKANSGGLMVHKATHHFDLVNWWLGSTPDTVYAQGKLFFYGDEAGQRRGLAREYDRAHGQPAAEGDPFALRLADEPDLKALYLDAESEDGYHRDQNVFAPGVTIEDDMAVLVRYASGASLTYHLTAYAPWEGYRIAFNGSEGRLELLVEETTWTPARSGGPSTHGVAGTAGRTELLLRRAWEEPREVKVASGEGGHGGGDARMLEDLFGERGPDALGRAADARDGALSLVTGLAANRSFETGGVVRTRELLEL; from the coding sequence TTGTCGCCCTCCTCGCCCTCTTCGCCCTCCTCGGCCGGCGGCGGCGCCGCTCGCCGTCGCGTCGCCGTCGTCGGACTCGGTTCCCGTGCTCGGCTGTTCGTGTCCGCGCTGGCCGGCCCCTACGCGGACCGGTACGAACTCGCCGGGTTCTGCGACGTCAACGCCCACCGGATGCGCGTCCACAACGAGTGGCTGGGCGGGGCGCCCGTACCGGCGTACTCCGCCGGGGAGTTCGAGGAGATGCTGCGGCGCGAGCGGATCGACGTCGTCGTGGTGTGCAGTGTCGACCGGACCCACGACGCGTACATCGTGCGGGCGCTGGAGGCGGGGTGCGACGTCGTCACCGAGAAGCCGATGACGACCGACGCGGACAGGGCGCGCCGGATCCTCGACGCCCGTGAACGCACCGGGCGCGAGGTGCGGGTCGCCTTCAACTACCGCTACAACCCGGTGCATTCGGCCGTCCGGGAACTGCTCGCGGGCGGGGCGGTCGGCGACGTCGGGTCCGTGCACTTCGAGTGGCTGCTCGACCTGCGGCACGGCGCGGACTACTTCCGCCGCTGGCACCGGGACAAGGCCAACTCCGGTGGCCTGATGGTCCACAAGGCCACGCACCACTTCGACCTCGTCAACTGGTGGCTGGGCAGCACGCCCGACACCGTGTACGCGCAGGGGAAGTTGTTCTTCTACGGCGACGAGGCGGGCCAACGTCGGGGTCTGGCGCGGGAGTACGACCGGGCGCACGGGCAACCGGCCGCCGAGGGCGACCCGTTCGCGCTGCGCCTCGCCGACGAGCCCGACCTCAAGGCCCTCTACCTCGACGCCGAGTCCGAGGACGGCTACCACCGCGACCAGAACGTCTTCGCGCCCGGCGTCACCATCGAGGACGACATGGCCGTCCTCGTCCGGTACGCCTCCGGGGCGTCCCTGACGTACCACCTCACCGCGTACGCGCCCTGGGAGGGGTACCGGATCGCCTTCAACGGCAGCGAGGGGCGGCTCGAACTGCTCGTCGAGGAGACGACGTGGACGCCGGCGCGTTCCGGCGGGCCCTCCACGCACGGGGTCGCGGGGACCGCCGGGCGTACCGAGTTGCTGCTGCGGCGGGCCTGGGAGGAGCCGCGCGAGGTGAAGGTGGCGAGCGGGGAGGGCGGGCACGGGGGTGGGGACGCGCGGATGCTGGAGGATCTGTTCGGGGAGCGGGGGCCGGACGCGTTGGGGCGGGCCGCCGATGCCAGGGACGGGGCGTTGTCGCTGGTGACGGGGCTGGCGGCGAATCGGTCGTTCGAGACGGGGGGTGTGGTGCGGACGCGGGAGTTGCTGGAGTTGTGA
- the dacB gene encoding D-alanyl-D-alanine carboxypeptidase/D-alanyl-D-alanine endopeptidase — MQSTPPSGARGRHRRTRPMNPAVRRALLVAAVTPVAGTILAGPSAFAAEKATASKAGATELDPAEQQIADNLDTRVQDARLGTTFSGVVVDAKSDKEIWGHDATTALMPASNTKLATSTAALTVLGPSHRFTTKVVYGDGTLTLVGGGDRTLTTADLQAMAKTAVAGLKAAGLTTVKVRVDDSLFPEPSLATGWNDGYYPDNVAPVRALVVDGHGVTDTSLDAGQVFAKALTDQGVTVDGDVARATAGLTAFPVARHTSAKLSVIVKHMLTVSDNNIAETLLRMTALGAGRPATFEDGTAVVRDVLSRRYGVSLENVEIHDGSGLSRANRIPARTLAQILDLTTDPRYSHLLKYIKDGLPVSGATGGTLGPEWGRFDTPDSSCAVGKVMAKTGTLTGAIALSGFTRAQDGRWKVFSFVENNSTAAPGDTKDALDGLAATVNGCWA; from the coding sequence ATGCAGAGCACACCCCCCTCCGGCGCGCGCGGGCGCCACCGCAGAACCCGGCCGATGAACCCGGCGGTCCGCCGGGCGCTCCTGGTCGCGGCCGTGACACCGGTCGCCGGCACGATCCTGGCCGGCCCGTCCGCGTTCGCCGCCGAGAAGGCCACCGCGTCGAAGGCCGGCGCCACGGAACTCGACCCGGCCGAGCAGCAGATCGCGGACAACCTCGACACCCGCGTCCAGGACGCCCGCCTCGGCACCACGTTCAGCGGTGTCGTCGTCGACGCCAAGTCCGACAAGGAGATCTGGGGCCACGACGCGACGACGGCCCTGATGCCGGCGTCCAACACGAAGCTCGCCACCTCGACCGCCGCCCTGACGGTCCTCGGCCCGAGCCACCGCTTCACCACGAAGGTCGTGTACGGCGACGGCACGCTGACCCTCGTCGGCGGCGGCGACCGCACCCTGACGACGGCCGATCTCCAGGCGATGGCGAAGACGGCCGTCGCCGGCCTGAAGGCGGCGGGCCTGACCACCGTCAAGGTCCGGGTCGACGACAGCCTCTTCCCCGAGCCCTCGCTCGCGACCGGCTGGAACGACGGCTACTACCCTGACAACGTTGCCCCGGTCCGCGCGCTGGTCGTGGACGGCCACGGCGTCACGGACACCTCCCTCGACGCCGGCCAGGTCTTCGCGAAGGCGCTCACCGACCAGGGCGTGACGGTCGACGGCGACGTCGCCCGCGCCACCGCCGGCCTCACGGCCTTCCCCGTCGCCCGCCACACCTCGGCGAAGCTGTCGGTGATCGTCAAGCACATGCTGACGGTCAGCGACAACAACATCGCCGAGACCCTGCTGCGCATGACCGCGCTCGGCGCGGGCCGCCCGGCCACCTTCGAGGACGGCACGGCCGTCGTCCGCGACGTGCTCAGCCGGCGCTACGGCGTCTCGCTGGAGAACGTCGAGATCCACGACGGCAGCGGGCTGTCGCGCGCGAACCGGATCCCGGCACGGACGCTCGCGCAGATCCTCGACCTCACGACGGACCCGCGCTACAGCCACCTCCTCAAGTACATCAAGGACGGGCTGCCCGTCTCGGGCGCGACCGGCGGCACGCTCGGCCCGGAGTGGGGGCGCTTCGACACGCCGGACTCCTCGTGCGCCGTCGGCAAGGTGATGGCCAAGACCGGCACCCTGACCGGGGCGATCGCGCTCAGCGGGTTCACGCGGGCGCAGGACGGGCGCTGGAAGGTGTTCTCGTTCGTCGAGAACAACTCGACGGCGGCGCCGGGTGACACGAAGGACGCGCTGGACGGGCTGGCGGCGACCGTCAACGGGTGCTGGGCGTAG
- a CDS encoding alpha/beta hydrolase: MKTLSTRLALCGVLALAALPLTAPTAQADAHARAADPLSRFHSQRLDWKSCVTGPDDTTGKELERAGATCADVTVPLDYTNPGGRTIKVALSRIRATDTAHRVGPLLLNGGGPGGATIGDPPWIRGALKEVAGRYDIVGVDPRFVGRSTPLDCEWPTGTSLWGAGARFERAAAFARDLAERCRRNAGDVIPYATTRNTARDMDVIRAALGERKISYLGYSYGSYLGEVYATMFPRRVERMTLDGVIDPADYSPRLLRPMESANRAALEDWAAWAASRHAEFGLGASRDAVLKTVTGVYEASSRAPLAVGPYRVDDRAVPVILFSGLSQDNDQAYGEFSRAIRDLARAAQGRPVEPSPALAQTLRFVLTGEDSSYGSVQSAILCGDVAGPRDPEVYRRDIEEGRRTDPLLAPLTRNISPCAFWDAPREAPTRVRGDFPALLVSATGDPRTIHAGALAQRRNWPSSRLVTLEGPAQHAVFGVYGNECADDQVRAYFATGRLPAGDVTCRP; the protein is encoded by the coding sequence GTGAAGACTTTATCGACTCGCCTTGCTCTGTGCGGAGTTCTCGCCCTCGCGGCGCTCCCGCTGACCGCTCCGACCGCCCAAGCCGACGCCCACGCCCGCGCCGCCGATCCGCTGAGCCGTTTCCACAGCCAGCGGCTCGACTGGAAGAGTTGCGTGACGGGGCCGGACGACACCACCGGGAAGGAGTTGGAGCGGGCGGGCGCCACGTGTGCCGATGTCACGGTGCCGTTGGACTACACGAACCCCGGCGGGCGGACCATCAAGGTCGCGTTGTCGCGGATCAGGGCCACGGACACCGCGCACCGGGTCGGCCCGCTGCTGTTGAACGGGGGTGGTCCCGGCGGGGCCACGATCGGGGATCCGCCGTGGATCCGGGGGGCGTTGAAGGAGGTCGCGGGCCGGTATGACATCGTCGGGGTGGACCCGAGGTTCGTGGGGCGCAGCACGCCGTTGGACTGCGAGTGGCCGACAGGGACGTCGCTCTGGGGCGCGGGCGCCAGATTCGAGCGGGCGGCGGCCTTCGCGCGGGACCTCGCCGAGCGGTGCCGGCGCAACGCCGGGGATGTCATCCCGTACGCGACGACGCGCAACACCGCCCGCGACATGGACGTCATCAGGGCCGCGCTGGGCGAGCGGAAGATCTCCTACCTGGGCTACTCGTACGGGAGTTACCTCGGCGAGGTGTACGCCACCATGTTCCCGCGCCGCGTCGAGCGGATGACCCTGGACGGCGTCATCGACCCGGCCGACTACTCCCCCCGCCTGCTGCGCCCGATGGAGTCCGCGAACCGGGCGGCGCTGGAGGACTGGGCGGCCTGGGCGGCGTCCCGGCACGCGGAGTTCGGCCTGGGCGCGAGCAGGGACGCCGTGCTCAAGACGGTGACCGGCGTGTACGAGGCGTCGTCCCGCGCACCCCTGGCGGTGGGCCCCTACCGGGTCGACGACCGGGCCGTCCCGGTGATCCTGTTCAGCGGCCTCTCCCAGGACAACGACCAGGCGTACGGCGAATTCTCCCGCGCGATACGGGACTTGGCGCGTGCCGCGCAGGGCAGGCCGGTCGAGCCGTCCCCGGCGCTGGCTCAGACGCTGCGGTTCGTGCTGACCGGGGAGGACTCGTCGTACGGCAGCGTCCAGTCGGCGATCCTGTGCGGGGACGTGGCGGGGCCGCGCGACCCGGAGGTGTACCGGCGTGACATCGAGGAGGGCCGGCGGACGGACCCGTTGCTCGCGCCGCTCACCCGGAACATCTCCCCGTGCGCCTTCTGGGACGCCCCGCGTGAGGCCCCGACGCGTGTCCGCGGCGACTTCCCGGCGCTCCTGGTCAGCGCGACCGGCGACCCGCGCACGATCCACGCCGGTGCGCTGGCCCAGCGCCGGAACTGGCCGTCGTCCCGCCTGGTCACCCTGGAGGGCCCGGCGCAGCACGCGGTGTTCGGGGTGTACGGGAACGAGTGCGCCGACGACCAGGTCCGCGCCTACTTCGCGACGGGCCGCCTGCCCGCCGGGGACGTGACCTGCCGGCCCTGA
- a CDS encoding antibiotic biosynthesis monooxygenase family protein, protein MSVVKINVLTVPAEQRETLEKRFAGRAHAVENSDGFEWFELLRPVEGTDTYLVYTRWRDEASFQAWMEGPMKQAHQGGADGERPKPASSASQLWSFEVVQQAGPKGE, encoded by the coding sequence ATGAGCGTAGTCAAGATCAACGTCCTGACCGTCCCCGCCGAGCAGCGCGAGACGCTGGAGAAGCGGTTCGCCGGTCGCGCCCACGCGGTCGAGAACTCCGACGGCTTCGAGTGGTTCGAACTCCTGCGCCCCGTCGAGGGCACCGACACCTACCTCGTCTACACCCGCTGGCGCGACGAGGCGTCCTTCCAGGCATGGATGGAGGGCCCCATGAAGCAGGCCCACCAGGGCGGCGCCGACGGCGAACGCCCCAAGCCGGCGTCCTCCGCCTCGCAGCTGTGGTCGTTCGAGGTGGTCCAGCAGGCGGGGCCCAAGGGCGAGTAA
- a CDS encoding MMPL family transporter yields the protein MASLLYRLGKWAFRRRWYVTGLWVVVLVGLGAASAAAPEAPSTAFSAPGIEAQRAFDLMDERFPGAQANGATARLVFVAPEGQKVTSAENRAAIDRAVTRAAAGAQVASAVGPFQAGAVREDGSTAYATVTYKVAADDLTDAAKSTLRGAAQDARAAGLTVEAGGTALAESPSAGGAGEVVGILVAAVVLLVTFGSMAAAGLPLLTAVLGVGLSMTAITTLASPLGLTSTSSTLATMLGLACGIDYALFVLSRYREERANGHAEQDAAGLAVGTAGSAVVFAGLTVVIALAGLSVVGIPMLTKMGLCAAGAVVVAVAVCLTMTPALIGFWPRAVLSRRYRLTGRRVQGVLGNRGSRWAEFVQRHPFPVRFTAMAALIVLAIPVLHLRLGMPGDEVKSTATTERRAYDDLARGFGPGFNGPLSIVVDASRADDPKTAVSAIETKVRATKGVVSVTAPRFNRAGDTAVFSAVSAWAPTDEKTEDLVHTIRDHREGTVAGTGATFEVTGTTALNIDVAQKVRRALVPYLIVVVGLAILLLLVVFRSIFIPLKAALGFLLSVLAALGCVVAVFQWGWGASLLGVETTGPIMSMMPIFLVGIVFGLAMDYEVFLVSRIREAYVHGQGAGESITTGFRYSARVVAAAALIMISVFAGFVTADESMIKMVGFGLAVAVLFDAFVVRMAFVPGVLALLGDKVAWLPGWLDRILPHLDVEGEALSRAHPAPTPQAGTERAG from the coding sequence ATGGCCTCGTTGCTCTACCGGCTGGGTAAGTGGGCCTTCCGGCGGCGTTGGTATGTGACGGGGCTGTGGGTCGTGGTGCTGGTAGGGCTGGGCGCGGCGTCGGCGGCGGCGCCCGAGGCGCCGAGTACCGCGTTCTCGGCCCCCGGCATCGAGGCGCAGCGCGCGTTCGACCTGATGGACGAACGGTTCCCCGGCGCGCAGGCGAACGGCGCGACCGCGCGGCTCGTGTTCGTCGCGCCCGAGGGGCAGAAGGTGACGTCCGCCGAGAACAGGGCGGCGATCGACAGGGCCGTCACCCGGGCGGCGGCCGGCGCGCAGGTCGCGTCCGCGGTGGGCCCCTTCCAGGCGGGCGCGGTGAGGGAGGACGGCTCGACGGCGTACGCGACGGTCACGTACAAGGTCGCCGCCGACGACCTGACGGACGCGGCGAAGAGCACGTTGCGCGGCGCGGCCCAGGACGCGAGGGCCGCCGGCCTGACCGTCGAGGCGGGCGGCACGGCGCTGGCGGAGTCGCCGAGCGCGGGCGGAGCCGGCGAGGTCGTCGGCATCCTCGTCGCCGCCGTCGTCCTGCTGGTCACGTTCGGTTCGATGGCCGCCGCCGGACTCCCGCTGCTCACGGCCGTGCTCGGCGTCGGGCTGAGCATGACCGCGATCACCACTCTGGCGAGCCCTCTCGGCCTCACCTCGACGAGCAGCACGCTCGCGACGATGCTGGGCCTGGCCTGCGGCATCGACTACGCGCTGTTCGTGCTGTCCCGCTACCGCGAGGAGCGCGCGAACGGGCACGCGGAACAGGACGCGGCGGGCCTGGCCGTCGGCACGGCCGGTTCCGCGGTCGTCTTCGCGGGCCTCACGGTCGTCATCGCGCTGGCGGGCCTGTCCGTCGTCGGCATCCCGATGCTCACGAAGATGGGCCTGTGCGCGGCGGGCGCGGTCGTCGTCGCCGTCGCCGTGTGTCTGACGATGACGCCGGCGCTGATCGGGTTCTGGCCGCGCGCGGTGCTGTCGCGGCGCTACCGGCTGACCGGGCGGCGGGTGCAGGGCGTGCTGGGCAACCGGGGCAGCCGGTGGGCGGAGTTCGTGCAGCGCCACCCGTTCCCCGTGCGGTTCACGGCGATGGCCGCCCTGATCGTCCTCGCGATCCCCGTCCTGCACCTGCGGCTCGGCATGCCCGGCGACGAGGTGAAGTCGACGGCGACGACCGAACGCCGCGCCTACGACGACCTGGCGCGGGGCTTCGGCCCCGGCTTCAACGGGCCCCTGTCGATCGTGGTCGACGCGAGCAGGGCCGACGACCCGAAGACGGCCGTCTCGGCGATCGAGACGAAGGTCAGGGCGACGAAGGGCGTCGTCTCGGTCACCGCGCCGCGCTTCAACCGGGCCGGCGACACGGCCGTCTTCTCCGCCGTGTCCGCGTGGGCGCCGACCGACGAGAAGACCGAGGACCTGGTCCACACGATCCGCGACCACCGCGAGGGGACGGTCGCCGGGACGGGGGCGACGTTCGAGGTCACCGGCACGACCGCGCTGAACATCGACGTCGCCCAGAAGGTCCGGCGGGCGCTGGTCCCGTACCTGATCGTCGTCGTCGGGCTCGCGATCCTGCTGCTGCTCGTGGTGTTCCGGTCGATCTTCATCCCGCTGAAGGCGGCGCTCGGCTTCCTGCTCTCCGTGCTCGCCGCCCTCGGCTGCGTCGTCGCCGTCTTCCAGTGGGGCTGGGGCGCCTCGCTGCTGGGCGTGGAGACCACCGGCCCGATCATGAGCATGATGCCGATCTTCCTCGTCGGCATCGTCTTCGGCCTCGCGATGGACTACGAGGTCTTCCTCGTCTCCCGCATCCGCGAGGCGTACGTCCACGGCCAGGGCGCCGGGGAGTCCATCACCACCGGCTTCCGCTACAGCGCCCGGGTCGTGGCCGCCGCCGCGCTCATCATGATCTCCGTCTTCGCCGGCTTCGTCACCGCCGACGAGTCGATGATCAAGATGGTCGGCTTCGGGCTGGCCGTCGCCGTCCTGTTCGACGCGTTCGTCGTCCGCATGGCCTTCGTCCCCGGCGTCCTCGCCCTGCTCGGTGACAAGGTCGCCTGGCTGCCCGGGTGGCTCGACCGGATCCTGCCGCACCTCGACGTCGAGGGCGAGGCCCTGAGCCGGGCCCACCCGGCCCCGACCCCGCAGGCGGGGACGGAGCGAGCCGGCTAG
- a CDS encoding 3-oxoacyl-ACP synthase III family protein, translated as MNASVGVVGAGSYLPRRRRTNDEVAPAAGVSAEWIAARTGVLARHAAAPDEAASDLGAAALKSALAAAHLEVEQLGLIVAATSTPDELGPATACRVQALVGARHAVALDVTAACSGWLFGARVARDWLAGDPSARYAAVVGVETYSKFVDPADRATASLFGDGAAATLLGPVADGFGFGPFTLGSDGRYADHAMIAAGGSRLPVNADGQRITMNGKAVRDFILDVFPRMLAHALCQGRVTLADVALVVTHQPNPVLLQQAARQMGVTDRQLIVVGDEVGNIGAANIPYALAKAASEGRLRHGDLVVIIAFGGGVTWGTTLLRWTGAPAIRVAPAAGHLQLR; from the coding sequence ATGAACGCATCGGTCGGCGTCGTCGGCGCCGGTTCCTATCTGCCGCGGCGCCGCCGCACCAACGACGAGGTCGCGCCGGCGGCCGGGGTGTCCGCGGAGTGGATAGCGGCCAGGACGGGGGTGCTGGCCCGGCACGCGGCGGCGCCCGACGAGGCCGCGTCGGACCTGGGCGCGGCGGCCCTCAAGTCGGCGCTCGCGGCGGCCCACTTGGAGGTGGAACAGCTCGGTCTGATCGTCGCGGCGACCTCCACGCCGGACGAGCTGGGCCCGGCGACGGCGTGCCGGGTGCAGGCGCTGGTGGGGGCGCGGCACGCGGTGGCGCTGGACGTGACGGCGGCCTGCTCGGGCTGGCTGTTCGGGGCGCGGGTGGCCCGCGACTGGCTGGCCGGCGACCCCTCGGCCCGCTATGCGGCGGTGGTCGGCGTGGAGACGTACTCGAAGTTCGTGGATCCCGCCGACCGCGCGACCGCGTCCCTGTTCGGCGACGGCGCGGCGGCCACCCTCCTCGGTCCGGTCGCCGACGGCTTCGGGTTCGGCCCGTTCACGCTCGGTTCGGACGGCCGGTACGCGGACCACGCGATGATCGCGGCGGGCGGCAGCCGGCTCCCCGTGAACGCCGACGGCCAGCGGATCACCATGAACGGCAAGGCGGTTCGGGACTTCATCCTGGACGTCTTCCCCCGCATGCTGGCCCACGCCCTGTGCCAGGGCCGGGTCACCCTCGCCGACGTCGCGCTGGTCGTCACCCACCAGCCGAACCCGGTGCTGCTCCAACAGGCGGCGCGACAGATGGGGGTGACGGACCGTCAGCTCATCGTGGTCGGTGACGAGGTGGGCAACATCGGCGCGGCGAACATCCCCTACGCGCTGGCGAAGGCGGCGTCCGAGGGGCGGCTGCGCCACGGGGACCTCGTCGTGATCATCGCGTTCGGCGGCGGGGTCACCTGGGGGACGACGCTGCTGCGCTGGACCGGCGCCCCCGCGATCCGTGTCGCACCGGCCGCCGGCCACCTCCAACTGCGCTGA
- a CDS encoding class I adenylate-forming enzyme family protein: protein MTLSILTPPEEQVADYLSTRVDTDTGQPVRRLGLADVREAFAAAGLTPGSPVLIAVTDAHTQLTAFLAAHYAGLVPVLLPRVCPEHRRRIVADALGAAALATTAPGFVVRRIATGHPRLYEPGQAIVMTSGNSGTASGCLHRVSALFDNARRHAEAIGLRGTDTVWLNLPMHYSFTLVAQALAGIVTGARLVLSGPPFDPAAYREGLLRHGVTVSSLSPSLVRSFLDDTYELPSSLRVLTVGGDALEATHVKELLARHRGGELYLTYGLTEAGPRVSTLAAHREPPERLTSVGLPLPGVEVAVRGEGAKGELLVTTPTAMVRRVGHGAAGRRGLVAADTVATGDVFRVDDSGHLFFCGRLSDFVVINGDRVSLRWVRELVGALPGVLHVRTEIVHADAGRGGVGRQRYRLHVTAREASQTIRDQVTRRLKEVLLRVEFPCDVVVRELQANEFAK, encoded by the coding sequence TTGACGTTGAGCATCCTCACGCCGCCCGAGGAACAGGTGGCCGACTACCTCTCCACCCGCGTCGACACCGACACCGGGCAGCCGGTGCGCCGGCTCGGACTCGCGGACGTGCGGGAGGCGTTCGCGGCCGCCGGCCTCACCCCCGGCAGCCCGGTCCTCATCGCCGTCACCGACGCCCACACCCAGCTCACCGCCTTCCTCGCCGCCCACTACGCGGGCCTCGTCCCCGTCCTGCTGCCCCGCGTCTGCCCCGAACACCGCCGCCGCATCGTCGCCGACGCCCTCGGCGCCGCCGCGCTCGCCACCACCGCCCCCGGCTTCGTCGTCCGCCGCATCGCCACCGGCCACCCGCGCCTGTACGAACCCGGCCAGGCCATCGTCATGACCTCCGGCAACTCCGGTACGGCCAGCGGCTGTCTGCACCGGGTCTCCGCGCTCTTCGACAACGCGCGCCGGCACGCCGAGGCGATCGGGCTGCGCGGCACCGACACCGTCTGGCTCAACCTCCCCATGCACTACTCCTTCACGCTCGTCGCCCAGGCCCTCGCCGGGATCGTGACCGGCGCCAGACTCGTCCTGAGCGGACCCCCGTTCGACCCCGCCGCCTACCGCGAGGGCCTGCTGCGGCACGGCGTCACCGTCTCCTCCCTCTCCCCGTCCCTGGTCCGCTCGTTCCTCGACGACACCTACGAACTCCCCTCCTCCTTACGGGTCTTGACCGTCGGCGGCGACGCCCTCGAAGCCACCCACGTCAAGGAACTCCTCGCCCGCCACCGGGGCGGCGAGCTGTACCTCACCTACGGTCTCACCGAGGCGGGACCCCGTGTCTCCACCCTCGCCGCCCACCGCGAACCCCCCGAACGCCTCACCTCCGTCGGCCTCCCCCTGCCCGGCGTCGAGGTCGCCGTGCGCGGCGAGGGCGCCAAGGGCGAACTGCTCGTGACCACACCCACCGCGATGGTCCGCCGCGTCGGCCACGGCGCCGCCGGCCGGCGCGGACTCGTCGCCGCCGACACCGTCGCCACCGGCGACGTGTTCCGCGTCGACGACAGCGGCCACCTGTTCTTCTGCGGTCGGCTCTCCGACTTCGTCGTCATCAACGGCGACCGCGTATCGCTGCGCTGGGTACGGGAGTTGGTGGGCGCGCTGCCCGGTGTGCTGCACGTGCGGACCGAGATCGTGCACGCCGACGCCGGGCGCGGTGGCGTCGGACGGCAGCGGTACCGGCTGCACGTCACCGCGCGCGAGGCCAGCCAGACGATCCGCGACCAGGTGACCCGGCGCCTCAAGGAGGTGCTGCTGCGGGTGGAGTTCCCCTGCGACGTGGTGGTGCGCGAACTCCAGGCCAACGAGTTCGCCAAGTGA